From the genome of Nitratidesulfovibrio sp., one region includes:
- a CDS encoding dTDP-4-dehydrorhamnose 3,5-epimerase family protein — translation MNATTIDGVLTLDLRVIPTEGGPVLHMLRPDSPLFTSFGELYFSEVEPGAVKAWKRHTRQTQHFAVPVGRMKVVIHDSRPGSPTFGATEEFLLGRPDNYRLLRIPPLVWYGFTAVSETPALICNCADLPHDPTESERAPRDAPEIPYRW, via the coding sequence GTGAACGCCACGACCATCGACGGGGTGCTGACGCTGGACCTGCGCGTCATCCCCACAGAGGGCGGCCCGGTGCTGCACATGCTGCGGCCCGATTCGCCGCTGTTCACGAGCTTCGGCGAGCTGTACTTCTCTGAAGTGGAACCCGGCGCGGTGAAGGCGTGGAAACGCCACACCCGCCAGACGCAGCACTTCGCGGTGCCCGTGGGGCGGATGAAGGTGGTCATCCACGACAGCCGCCCCGGCTCGCCCACCTTCGGCGCGACGGAAGAATTCCTGCTGGGCAGGCCCGACAACTACCGGCTGCTGCGCATTCCGCCGCTGGTGTGGTACGGGTTCACGGCGGTAAGCGAAACGCCCGCGCTGATCTGCAACTGCGCGGATTTGCCGCACGACCCCACGGAAAGCGAACGCGCCCCCAGGGACGCGCCGGAGATTCCGTA